The DNA segment TGGCACTAGCGCCGGTGAGTTTTTGCTGCAAGACTTACAAACAGCTTTGGCCGATTCCGGTGTGCAACTCGAAGCAGTCAAATGCCTGAGTGCTTGTCTCAATCCCTGTGCGGTGGCGATTACAGCGCCGGGAAAATTTTCCTATATCCTGGGGCAATTACCGGCCAAAGACCAGCGCCCGGAAACCGTTCAAGCTCTGGTGGAATTTGTGCAACTACACCAGCAGAAAGAAGATGGCTTTATCCCCTACGCCGAACGGCCAGAGCTA comes from the Gloeomargarita sp. SKYB120 genome and includes:
- a CDS encoding DUF1636 domain-containing protein, coding for MHSTLFVCTTCGSTWQDGKRIGTSAGEFLLQDLQTALADSGVQLEAVKCLSACLNPCAVAITAPGKFSYILGQLPAKDQRPETVQALVEFVQLHQQKEDGFIPYAERPEL